Proteins encoded together in one Salvelinus fontinalis isolate EN_2023a chromosome 6, ASM2944872v1, whole genome shotgun sequence window:
- the LOC129858460 gene encoding ankyrin repeat domain-containing protein SOWAHA-like codes for MALTQETILTFLLEHGGKVKNSDLLNNFKPQINCSDPAEKKHNRDIFKTIINSVAVVKQIDDVKFVVVKKRFHDFVKEGMHSTTEKSDLDESICSQNTSFSPSSSEHSETSAISKSGRILNSDIENNNSCCVSSIHGNCFNDIVKHMPLHINELGGRPNVHPEGYGGAVRSSNLIKNTYQETPTIKILNVSADQGIRKTGKITGPVFAIVAVKSPPQSQREDLTRQDGFNNKVSVGPKTSEIPSMLAKRLPTPLPPEAAVTPKPPGRVSSEWGTGTYTSPGAKIRHPELGVAPQTSGSPQLRRTQNKHLKQGDNVKDVNKYSESQSPQLKRTPNKLLKQGNDTTNDLTTAANKVTTKDANKYSDQSIPLEAAAHEWLVKSAAGLWGHIYRLLLQDPQLAEKKDFISGFTALHWAAKGGNTDMVRNILDICRKRGTEVDVNSRTQAGYTPLHIAVIHGHDGVITLLVRDYGASVNIRDNDGKKSYHYLEKGVSSELRELLGDPRVSQQDRCQDKQEDEEDRELPRGLNTLSRLMGHRKRNKNHAGEDTEDDRKDGPQPYHRRHFSDMFYHH; via the coding sequence ATGGCTTTGACTCAAGAAACTATTTTGACTTTTTTGTTGGAGCACGGGGGCAAAGTGAAGAATTCGGATTTGCTGAATAATTTTAAACCTCAGATCAATTGCAGTGATCCCGCGGAAAAGAAGCACAATAGGGATATATTCAAGACAATTATAAACAGCGTTGCGGTCGTCAAACAGATCGATGATGTCAAGTTTGTCGTTGTAAAGAAAAGGTTTCACGACTTTGTGAAAGAGGGAATGCATTCAACCACTGAGAAGTCGGACTTGGACGAGAGCATTTGCAGTCAAAACACGTCGTTCTCACCCAGTTCTTCAGAACACAGTGAAACTTCAGCCATTTCCAAATCTGGTAGGATACTGAACTCTGACATTGAAAATAACAATTCATGTTGTGTTTCAAGCATACATGGAAATTGTTTCAACGATATTGTAAAACATATGCCTCTGCATATAAATGAATTGGGAGGAAGACCTAATGTGCACCCAGAAGGTTATGGGGGTGCAGTTAGGTCAAGTAACCTTATCAAAAATACTTATCAAGAAACACCCACAATCAAGATACTGAATGTTTCAGCTGATCAAGGGATCAGAAAAACTGGGAAAATTACTGGCCCTGTGTTTGCTATAGTGGCAGTGAAATCTCCACCACAATCACAGAGAGAAGATCTGACGAGGCAGGATGGATTTAATAACAAAGTGTCTGTGGGACCAAAAACTTCTGAGATTCCAAGCATGTTGGCAAAGAGACTTCCCACTCCTCTACCACCAGAGGCAGCCGTGACTCCTAAACCCCCAGGCAGAGTGAGCTCAGAGTGGGGTACGGGCACCTACACCTCCCCTGGGGCTAAAATCAGACATCCAGAGCTAGGAGTAGCACCACAAACATCTGGCTCTCCACAGCTGAGGAGAACCCAAAACAAGCACCTGAAACAAGGGGACAATGTCAAGGATGTCAATAAGTACTCTGAGTCTCAGTCTCCACAGCTGAAGAGAACCCCAAACAAGCTCCTGAAACAGGGCAACGACACCACCAATGATCTCACCACGGCGGCCAATAAGGTTACCACTAAAGATGCCAATAAGTACTCTGATCAATCTATCCCTTTGGAAGCTGCAGCTCATGAGTGGCTGGTGAAGTCTGCTGCCGGTCTCTGGGGACATATCTACAGGCTCCTGTTACAGGACCCGCAGCTTGCCGAGAAGAAAGATTTCATCTCGGGTTTCACTGCCCTCCACTGGGCGGCCAAGGGCGGCAATACAGACATGGTCCGCAATATCCTGGACATCTGCAGGAAGAGAGGCACGGAGGTGGACGTCAACAGCAGAACACAGGCGGGTTATACTCCTCTACACATCGCTGTCATACACGGACATGATGGAGTCATAACCTTGCTGGTGAGAGACTACGGCGCCAGTGTGAATATAAGGGATAATGATGGGAAGAAGTCGTACCACTACCTGGAGAAAGGTGTGTCATCTGAGCTCAGGGAACTGCTAGGGGACCCACGGGTATCCCAACAGGACAGGTGTCAGGACAAgcaagaggatgaggaggacagGGAGCTACCCAGGGGACTGAATACACTGAGCAGACTGATGGGACACAGGAAGAGAAACAAAAACCACGCTGGTGAAGACACAGAGGATGACAGAAAGGATGGGCCACAGCCGTACCATCGCAGACACTTCTCAGACATGTTCTATCATCATTGA